The following proteins come from a genomic window of Halomarina ordinaria:
- a CDS encoding SOUL family heme-binding protein, whose translation MVRPSAIAVGAVGGLVAAVGTWNRYQRVTTEEVPYTVVDRIDDVELRRYPPAVLAQTVAPSENAAFRRLFRYIDGANEASTDLAMTAPVNVEGRGESIPMTAPVEAERDDEGVRMAFFLPSEYDADSAPRPTDDAVDLVPVPERTLAVRRFSWRPTDRRVARETDRLLATLAGADRDPVAEPFFMGYDAPWTLPFLRRNEVTVEVEGEAVATE comes from the coding sequence ATGGTTCGTCCGTCAGCCATCGCCGTCGGCGCGGTCGGTGGCCTCGTCGCCGCCGTCGGCACCTGGAACCGCTACCAGCGAGTCACGACCGAGGAGGTACCGTACACGGTCGTCGACCGTATCGACGACGTCGAACTCCGGCGGTACCCCCCGGCGGTCCTGGCGCAGACGGTGGCGCCCTCTGAGAACGCCGCGTTCAGGCGGCTGTTCCGGTACATCGACGGGGCGAACGAGGCGTCGACGGACCTCGCCATGACCGCGCCCGTGAACGTCGAGGGCCGCGGCGAGTCGATACCGATGACCGCTCCCGTCGAGGCGGAACGGGACGACGAGGGGGTCCGGATGGCGTTCTTCCTCCCGAGCGAGTACGACGCCGACTCCGCGCCACGACCCACCGACGACGCGGTTGACCTCGTACCGGTCCCCGAGCGGACCCTCGCCGTGCGGCGGTTCTCGTGGCGACCGACCGACCGCCGGGTCGCCCGCGAGACCGACCGCCTGCTCGCGACGCTGGCCGGCGCCGACCGCGACCCGGTGGCCGAGCCGTTCTTCATGGGGTACGACGCGCCGTGGACGCTTCCCTTCCTCCGGCGCAACGAGGTGACCGTCGAGGTCGAGGGCGAGGCGGTCGCCACCGAGTGA
- a CDS encoding DUF7282 domain-containing protein: MSDGVVFVGQDAVYAAGSGASGDGFTLFTGDGDFEGEYEADSEGDVIIDTDDFETGQYELRGNGDTIEFSLLEQDLSADFEENDGGDTHLVLDSKRSDYDVTISSSDADVQDVFKNDADATNVSDDEVEYSVDGRTGEILVNTTELENGDELTIEVDDTDASATATYEPDAETDDDANFNESVVVQERGDVAEIVVDFEGNADSANLTIGDEEDVSYEETVTVRDEDDDGQVTLEFNTYDRSFNAGDDWVNTSGGGDDVLDAADYDLSVGFGDDSGVEETDVGTLVLRSASVDSFDAMTASGDANLDGADFEEVEDASLSDDSITYNAEDDKSDYLVFQLDATGIHGSYDTDKLFNGDANITIEQTNPGANQNAKTIDANDGHIVTDDEGRMYFVIDPTDTTAEPGDEYNATFMLDGDGALTDEDMSISTDFSIEEGTLDVDTQEVDDEDTVVVNAEDDASITGETNLAPGVEVDVTVKATGDNPFLLSETATVGEDGTFAAEFDMSDISADTEFEVSVRGQGVASGLGTTGLAGVVQPAETASVSISDQEGDGETVTVDSVDLPDGGFAVIHNADGDVIGASDYLDAGTHSNVEVTLDEPLEESASVTAMAHEDTNDNEEYDFGSSDGAEDTPYTDDGDAVTADATVTLADDGDDDDDNGTDGDNGTDGDDADGNETDGNETDDSDDDDDDDSTDNEGPGFGVIAALIALIGAALLAHRRD, from the coding sequence ATGAGCGACGGAGTAGTCTTCGTCGGTCAGGACGCCGTCTACGCGGCTGGCTCCGGTGCCAGCGGCGACGGCTTCACCCTCTTCACCGGCGACGGTGACTTCGAGGGTGAGTACGAAGCAGACAGTGAAGGCGACGTCATCATCGACACCGATGACTTCGAGACCGGGCAGTACGAACTGCGCGGTAACGGCGACACCATCGAGTTCTCGCTCCTCGAGCAGGACCTGAGCGCCGACTTCGAGGAGAACGACGGCGGTGACACTCACCTCGTTCTCGACTCGAAGCGCAGCGACTACGACGTGACCATCTCGTCGTCGGACGCCGACGTTCAGGACGTCTTCAAGAACGACGCAGACGCGACCAACGTCAGCGATGACGAGGTCGAGTACTCCGTCGACGGTCGAACCGGCGAGATTCTCGTCAACACGACCGAGCTCGAGAACGGTGACGAACTGACCATCGAGGTCGACGACACCGACGCGAGCGCGACGGCCACCTACGAACCCGACGCCGAGACCGACGACGACGCGAACTTCAACGAGTCCGTCGTCGTGCAGGAACGCGGCGACGTCGCTGAAATCGTCGTGGACTTCGAAGGCAACGCTGACTCCGCCAACCTCACCATCGGTGACGAGGAGGATGTCAGCTACGAAGAGACGGTCACTGTTCGAGACGAGGATGACGACGGCCAGGTCACCCTCGAGTTCAACACCTACGACCGCTCGTTCAACGCTGGTGACGACTGGGTCAACACGTCCGGCGGCGGCGACGACGTGCTCGACGCAGCCGACTACGACCTCTCGGTCGGATTCGGTGACGACAGCGGTGTCGAGGAGACCGACGTCGGCACGCTCGTCCTGCGCAGCGCGTCCGTCGACTCCTTCGACGCCATGACCGCCTCGGGTGACGCGAACCTGGACGGCGCTGACTTCGAGGAAGTCGAGGACGCCTCGCTCAGCGACGACAGCATCACGTACAACGCCGAAGACGACAAGTCGGACTACCTCGTCTTCCAGCTGGATGCGACGGGCATCCACGGCTCGTACGACACGGACAAGCTGTTCAACGGTGACGCGAACATCACCATCGAGCAGACGAACCCCGGCGCGAACCAGAACGCGAAGACTATCGACGCCAACGACGGCCACATCGTCACGGACGACGAGGGCCGCATGTACTTCGTCATCGACCCGACGGACACGACCGCCGAGCCCGGCGACGAGTACAACGCGACGTTCATGCTCGATGGCGACGGTGCCCTCACGGACGAGGACATGTCCATCAGCACGGACTTCTCCATCGAGGAGGGGACGCTCGACGTCGACACCCAGGAAGTCGACGACGAGGACACGGTCGTCGTCAACGCTGAGGACGACGCCTCCATCACCGGCGAGACGAACCTCGCGCCCGGTGTCGAGGTCGACGTCACGGTGAAGGCGACGGGCGACAACCCGTTCCTGCTCTCGGAGACGGCGACGGTCGGCGAGGACGGTACCTTCGCCGCTGAGTTCGACATGTCGGACATCTCCGCTGACACCGAGTTCGAAGTCTCCGTCCGCGGTCAGGGCGTTGCGAGCGGCCTCGGCACCACCGGCCTCGCCGGTGTCGTCCAGCCCGCAGAGACCGCCTCGGTCAGCATCTCGGACCAGGAGGGCGACGGTGAGACCGTCACGGTCGACTCGGTCGACCTCCCCGACGGTGGCTTCGCAGTCATCCACAACGCTGACGGCGACGTCATCGGCGCGTCCGACTACCTCGACGCCGGCACCCACTCCAACGTTGAAGTGACCCTCGACGAACCGCTCGAGGAGTCCGCGAGCGTCACCGCGATGGCGCACGAGGACACGAACGACAACGAGGAGTACGACTTCGGTAGCTCCGACGGCGCCGAGGACACGCCGTACACCGACGACGGTGACGCCGTCACCGCCGACGCCACTGTCACGCTCGCCGACGACGGCGACGACGATGACGACAACGGTACCGACGGCGACAACGGCACCGACGGTGACGACGCCGACGGTAACGAGACCGACGGCAACGAAACCGACGACAGCGACGACGATGACGACGACGACTCCACGGACAACGAAGGTCCCGGCTTCGGCGTCATCGCCGCGCTCATCGCGCTCATCGGCGCCGCGCTCCTCGCGCACCGCCGCGACTAA
- a CDS encoding amphi-Trp domain-containing protein, whose amino-acid sequence MTSKTSYDSTMTREEVAAYLHAIADEFASGEEDATIDLGNKQVTVQPSDKVNVDVTVTERDAMLRKNRQKLDLELKWRP is encoded by the coding sequence ATGACGAGCAAGACATCGTACGACTCGACGATGACGCGCGAGGAGGTCGCTGCGTACCTCCACGCCATCGCCGACGAGTTCGCGAGCGGGGAGGAGGACGCGACCATCGATCTGGGGAACAAGCAGGTGACGGTCCAGCCGAGCGACAAGGTCAACGTCGACGTGACCGTCACCGAGCGCGACGCGATGCTCCGGAAGAACCGCCAGAAACTGGACCTGGAACTGAAGTGGAGGCCGTGA
- a CDS encoding ABC transporter permease subunit produces the protein MFELARYEGRRRLTGAAALTVGLSLLVALYVGIFPSVSSSVDLDEYIEAFPPVFREAFGIATLNTIEGFLAVELYAFGWVVLLGLYFAYAAAEVVADDVERGRMDLLLSLPLRRSRVVTEKFLALCVPLVVLNVVVPVVVYVATLLIDDLISVPDLLAVHALSIPYLLSTAAVGLLASVVFDRASIAQRAALAAVFGLYLVDTVVAGTDYAWLGALAPMRYYDPTAVLVEGTYDLVGAAALLVATLVLVGVSELWFARRDVN, from the coding sequence ATGTTTGAACTCGCGCGATACGAGGGGCGGCGGCGCCTCACGGGTGCGGCGGCCCTCACCGTCGGGTTGAGCCTGCTCGTCGCGCTCTACGTCGGCATCTTCCCGTCGGTCTCCTCGTCGGTCGACCTCGACGAGTACATCGAGGCGTTCCCGCCCGTCTTCCGGGAGGCGTTCGGCATCGCGACGCTGAACACCATCGAGGGGTTCCTCGCGGTCGAACTGTACGCGTTCGGCTGGGTCGTCCTCCTCGGCCTCTACTTCGCGTACGCCGCCGCCGAGGTGGTCGCGGACGACGTCGAGCGCGGCCGGATGGACCTCCTGCTCTCGCTCCCGCTCCGGCGCTCGCGGGTGGTCACGGAGAAGTTCCTCGCGCTGTGCGTCCCGCTGGTCGTCCTCAACGTCGTCGTCCCGGTGGTCGTCTACGTCGCCACGCTCCTCATCGACGACCTAATCTCGGTGCCGGACCTGCTCGCGGTCCACGCGCTGTCGATACCCTACCTCCTGTCGACGGCGGCCGTCGGCCTGCTCGCGTCGGTCGTGTTCGACCGGGCGAGTATCGCCCAGCGCGCCGCGCTCGCCGCCGTCTTCGGCCTCTACCTCGTCGACACCGTCGTCGCCGGAACCGACTACGCGTGGCTGGGCGCGCTCGCCCCGATGCGCTACTACGACCCGACGGCGGTGCTCGTCGAGGGCACCTACGACCTCGTCGGCGCGGCAGCACTGCTCGTCGCCACCCTCGTGCTCGTCGGTGTGAGCGAACTGTGGTTCGCGCGCCGCGACGTCAACTGA
- a CDS encoding TetR/AcrR family transcriptional regulator, translated as MHGFSDEERVRIRERLLETGREMLLTYGPKKTNVADITEPVGIAKSTFYRFFDSKDELYLEVVQREFDQLTACIDEELADVEDPCEGLERLFGCYRDFAEGNPLVQRLLTRDDYRETFRNVPPETVERVQREALADIVPHVERLQARTDGPLARRDPVVVLMLMGTVGQMVLYREEYEEYGEGYYEEVQDLLVTSLARGLTAG; from the coding sequence ATGCACGGGTTCAGCGACGAGGAGCGGGTGCGGATTCGCGAGCGGCTCCTGGAGACGGGCCGCGAGATGCTGCTCACGTACGGCCCGAAGAAGACGAACGTCGCGGACATCACCGAACCGGTCGGCATCGCCAAGAGCACGTTCTATCGCTTCTTCGACTCGAAAGACGAGCTGTACCTGGAGGTGGTCCAGCGCGAGTTCGACCAGCTGACCGCCTGTATCGACGAGGAACTCGCGGACGTCGAGGACCCGTGCGAGGGGCTCGAGCGCCTGTTCGGCTGTTATCGTGACTTCGCCGAGGGGAACCCGCTCGTCCAGCGGTTGCTCACGCGCGACGACTACCGGGAGACGTTCCGGAACGTCCCGCCGGAGACGGTCGAGCGCGTCCAGCGGGAGGCGCTGGCCGACATCGTCCCTCACGTTGAGAGGCTCCAGGCCCGCACCGACGGCCCGCTCGCACGACGCGACCCCGTCGTCGTGCTCATGCTGATGGGGACCGTCGGCCAGATGGTCCTCTATCGGGAGGAGTACGAGGAGTACGGCGAGGGGTACTACGAGGAGGTGCAGGACCTCCTCGTCACGTCGCTGGCGCGAGGGTTGACCGCCGGGTGA
- the dph5 gene encoding diphthine synthase — translation MLTFVGLGLWDERSITVEGRDALRDADRVFAEFYTSRLMGTTVEAVEAYHGVDVEVRDRTGVERDPDPVLDAAEAGDAVFLTAGDTMISTTHVDLRLRAAERGVETRVIHGTTAEAAAASLTGLQNYRFGKATTLPFPYAHGADGVPGSVLDTVADNRERGLHTLVYLDIKQERGEYMTADVAANLLAEDLPDALAVAVCRAGSPDPLVRADRLAALADRAFGDPLHLLVLPGDLHLLEAEALSELAGAPADAVEERTV, via the coding sequence ATGCTCACGTTCGTCGGACTCGGCCTCTGGGACGAGCGCTCGATAACCGTCGAGGGGCGCGACGCGCTCCGCGACGCCGACCGCGTCTTCGCCGAGTTCTACACCAGCCGACTCATGGGGACCACCGTCGAGGCCGTCGAGGCGTACCACGGCGTCGACGTGGAGGTGCGCGACCGCACGGGCGTCGAGCGGGACCCCGACCCCGTCCTCGACGCCGCCGAGGCAGGTGACGCCGTCTTCCTCACCGCCGGCGACACGATGATATCGACGACGCACGTCGACCTCCGCCTGCGCGCCGCAGAGCGCGGTGTCGAGACGCGCGTGATTCACGGGACGACCGCCGAGGCCGCCGCCGCCTCGCTCACCGGCCTCCAGAACTACCGCTTCGGGAAGGCGACGACGCTCCCCTTCCCCTACGCCCACGGCGCCGACGGCGTCCCGGGGAGCGTCCTCGACACCGTCGCCGACAACCGCGAGCGCGGTCTGCACACCCTCGTCTACCTCGACATCAAGCAGGAACGCGGGGAGTACATGACCGCGGACGTCGCCGCGAATCTCCTCGCCGAGGACCTGCCCGACGCGCTCGCCGTCGCCGTCTGTCGGGCGGGGAGTCCCGACCCGCTGGTTCGCGCCGACCGACTCGCCGCGCTCGCGGACCGGGCGTTCGGCGACCCGCTCCACCTGCTCGTCCTGCCGGGCGACCTCCACCTGCTCGAGGCGGAGGCGCTCTCGGAACTCGCGGGCGCGCCCGCCGACGCGGTGGAGGAACGGACCGTCTGA
- a CDS encoding ABC transporter ATP-binding protein translates to MVAIDVTDLTKEYGSVLGVDSLTFAVEDGEVFGFLGPNGAGKTTTIRTLMGFLSPTTGGAAVLGADVTDERSLVEVKRRVGYLPASPAFDETATGREILDLHASIKGDARRDDLLDLFDPPLDREVREYSTGNRQKLGIVQAFMHDPALVILDEPTSGLDPLLQRRFEEFVRAERDRGVTVFFSSHVLGEVRRICDRVAILRDGRLVTTERVEDLVDRSGKAVHARSAEPLATTDLALPGVHDLEVHDGDGDAATEVTFTYTGEVNALTDRLADFDLVDLAVEEAPLEDVFLRFYGDTEDHRDASRAEEGTANV, encoded by the coding sequence ATGGTGGCTATCGACGTGACCGACCTGACGAAGGAGTACGGGAGCGTCCTCGGCGTCGACTCGTTGACCTTCGCCGTCGAGGACGGCGAGGTGTTCGGCTTCCTCGGGCCGAACGGGGCGGGCAAGACGACGACCATCCGGACGCTGATGGGGTTTCTGTCCCCGACGACGGGCGGGGCCGCCGTCCTGGGCGCCGACGTGACCGACGAGCGTTCGCTCGTCGAGGTCAAGCGCCGGGTCGGCTACCTCCCGGCGAGTCCGGCGTTCGACGAGACGGCCACGGGACGGGAGATACTCGACCTCCACGCCTCGATAAAGGGGGACGCGCGTCGCGACGACCTGCTCGACCTGTTCGACCCGCCGCTCGACCGCGAGGTCCGCGAGTACTCGACGGGCAACCGACAGAAGCTGGGAATCGTCCAGGCGTTCATGCACGACCCGGCGCTCGTGATACTCGACGAACCGACCTCGGGGCTCGACCCGCTGTTACAGCGTCGGTTCGAGGAGTTCGTCCGCGCGGAGCGCGACCGCGGCGTCACCGTGTTCTTCTCCTCGCACGTCCTCGGCGAGGTGCGGCGCATCTGTGACCGGGTCGCCATCCTCCGGGACGGCCGACTCGTCACGACCGAGCGCGTCGAGGACCTCGTCGACCGGAGCGGGAAGGCCGTCCACGCCCGGAGCGCCGAACCGCTCGCGACGACCGACCTCGCCCTTCCGGGCGTCCACGACCTGGAGGTACACGACGGTGACGGCGACGCGGCGACGGAGGTGACGTTCACGTACACCGGCGAGGTCAACGCCCTGACCGACCGCCTGGCCGACTTCGACCTGGTCGACCTCGCGGTCGAGGAGGCGCCGCTCGAAGACGTCTTCCTGCGGTTCTACGGCGACACCGAGGACCATCGGGACGCGAGCCGCGCCGAGGAGGGGACGGCGAATGTTTGA
- the artA gene encoding archaeosortase A, translating into MFGPLLSALEWAHRFADPLAWLVVAAFLGGALLEAADRDARLRPLPLAYVGLLAATTAAVVAFDWSAFLTPALLSLLAVGGATLAWTRGADGARYLSVGAWVLFGVFWLTLVHHFAVTQRSIVEGIGAVVAVPGSLYAGYLLANGRDSLFVLSRAVAAMGLVVLPVESLFVVRAFLIETVTAQTAFLMELLGQTQPADFTVESGTVVGREDLQSTFVFWDGDHRITYTILLACTGVGSMSIFVGAIAAVRAPLSRKFKAFAVSIPVIYALNLVRNVFISLTFGQQRLHVFPDLVLSLFAAEDPYRVSYFVADRILAQSLSVVALVAITYLVVRELPEVFVIIEDALFMLTGKEYELADSFDDDDRRRRPPRGVTNDD; encoded by the coding sequence ATGTTCGGTCCGTTGCTCTCCGCGCTGGAGTGGGCCCACCGTTTCGCGGACCCGCTGGCGTGGCTCGTCGTCGCGGCGTTCCTCGGCGGCGCCCTCCTCGAGGCCGCCGACCGCGACGCCCGCCTCCGACCGCTCCCGCTCGCCTACGTCGGCCTGCTGGCCGCGACGACGGCGGCCGTCGTCGCGTTCGACTGGAGCGCGTTCCTCACACCCGCGCTGCTGTCGCTCCTCGCGGTCGGCGGCGCGACCCTCGCGTGGACCCGCGGGGCCGACGGCGCGCGCTACCTCTCGGTCGGCGCGTGGGTGCTCTTCGGGGTGTTCTGGCTGACGCTCGTCCACCACTTCGCCGTCACCCAGCGCAGTATCGTCGAGGGTATCGGTGCCGTCGTGGCCGTCCCCGGCAGCCTCTACGCGGGCTACCTCCTCGCGAACGGGCGCGACTCGCTGTTCGTCCTCTCGCGGGCGGTGGCCGCGATGGGGCTCGTCGTCCTCCCCGTGGAGTCGCTGTTCGTCGTCCGGGCGTTCCTCATCGAGACGGTCACCGCCCAGACGGCGTTCCTGATGGAGTTGCTCGGCCAGACCCAGCCCGCCGACTTCACCGTCGAGAGCGGCACCGTCGTCGGCCGCGAGGACCTCCAGAGCACGTTCGTCTTCTGGGACGGCGACCACCGCATCACCTACACCATCCTGCTCGCGTGCACGGGCGTCGGGAGCATGAGCATCTTCGTCGGCGCCATCGCGGCCGTCCGGGCACCCCTCTCGCGGAAGTTCAAGGCCTTCGCCGTCTCCATCCCCGTCATCTACGCGCTGAACCTCGTGCGCAACGTCTTCATCTCCCTCACGTTCGGCCAGCAGCGCCTGCACGTCTTCCCGGACCTCGTCCTCTCGCTGTTCGCCGCCGAGGACCCCTATCGGGTGTCGTACTTCGTCGCCGACCGCATCCTCGCCCAGAGCCTCTCGGTCGTCGCCCTCGTCGCCATCACCTACCTCGTCGTCCGGGAACTCCCGGAGGTGTTCGTCATCATCGAGGACGCGCTGTTCATGCTCACCGGCAAGGAGTACGAACTGGCCGACTCGTTCGACGACGACGACCGCCGTCGTCGTCCCCCACGCGGCGTCACCAACGACGACTGA
- a CDS encoding class I SAM-dependent methyltransferase — protein MDVPCVRVRPQAGEETRQALAARDLLADDYEITVEDGWLYIPVTDRVEGYDVVAHDAPSRAGQTLPGDLLGFEPSYERLGDIAIVEEDDLERARAIADALVDSDLPIESVLNRASKIKGDLRVRDWDVLAGSTRTVHREYGAEFELDLAQVYFSPRLATERHRVVSQVEAGERAFDMFAGVGPFAIPMALRGATVVGADLNEAAVEFLERNAARNGVEARVTAIPGDVRDVEGYDDWADRLVMNLPHSADAFLDTAVRLAGEDCTLHYYDIQHEDDPFGPGERAIRAAAEPDYEVRVETRRRVRSYAPHELNVCLDVRLRRR, from the coding sequence ATGGACGTCCCGTGCGTGCGCGTTCGGCCGCAGGCGGGCGAGGAGACCCGACAGGCGCTCGCTGCGCGGGACCTCCTGGCCGACGACTACGAGATAACCGTCGAGGACGGCTGGCTCTACATCCCCGTGACCGACCGAGTCGAGGGGTACGACGTCGTCGCCCACGACGCCCCCTCGCGGGCGGGCCAGACGCTCCCGGGCGACCTGCTCGGGTTCGAACCGAGCTACGAGCGCCTCGGCGACATCGCCATCGTCGAGGAGGACGACCTCGAGCGCGCCCGGGCGATTGCCGACGCGCTCGTGGACTCGGACCTCCCCATCGAGAGCGTCCTGAACCGGGCGTCGAAGATAAAGGGCGACCTGCGGGTCCGCGACTGGGACGTGCTCGCGGGGTCGACGCGCACCGTCCACCGCGAGTACGGCGCCGAGTTCGAACTCGACCTCGCGCAGGTCTACTTCTCGCCGCGGCTGGCGACCGAGCGCCACCGCGTCGTCTCGCAGGTCGAAGCGGGGGAGCGCGCGTTCGACATGTTCGCCGGTGTCGGCCCGTTCGCGATACCGATGGCGCTCCGCGGCGCGACGGTCGTGGGGGCGGACCTCAACGAGGCGGCCGTCGAGTTCCTCGAACGGAACGCGGCGCGAAACGGGGTCGAAGCACGCGTCACGGCTATCCCCGGCGACGTGCGCGACGTGGAGGGGTACGACGACTGGGCCGACCGCCTCGTGATGAACCTGCCCCACAGCGCCGACGCGTTCCTCGACACGGCCGTCCGACTCGCGGGCGAGGACTGCACGCTCCACTACTACGACATCCAGCACGAGGACGACCCGTTCGGCCCGGGCGAGCGAGCGATTCGCGCGGCGGCCGAACCCGACTACGAGGTGCGCGTCGAGACCCGCCGCCGGGTCCGGTCGTACGCCCCCCACGAACTCAACGTCTGCCTCGACGTCCGCCTGCGCCGGCGCTAG
- a CDS encoding DUF7344 domain-containing protein, giving the protein MDRFQPEELSRDDAFEALASERRRAVVDLLLADPDEYTLDALVDELTDRDAVERADPPDADPRDHLQVVLMHRDLPRLDEDDVVDFDPDERTVEPGEHIDDLDALV; this is encoded by the coding sequence ATGGACCGGTTCCAGCCGGAGGAACTGTCGAGAGACGACGCGTTCGAGGCCCTCGCGAGCGAGCGCCGTCGAGCGGTCGTCGACCTCCTGTTAGCGGACCCCGATGAGTACACGCTCGACGCGCTGGTGGACGAACTGACCGACAGGGACGCCGTCGAACGCGCCGACCCGCCCGACGCCGACCCCCGGGACCACCTGCAGGTAGTGCTGATGCACCGCGACCTCCCCCGGCTCGACGAGGACGACGTCGTCGACTTCGACCCCGACGAGCGAACCGTCGAGCCCGGCGAACACATCGACGACCTCGACGCGCTGGTCTGA
- a CDS encoding DUF3592 domain-containing protein has protein sequence MSPDFSISIGGRELDPVRGGALALVVGLLVTGVGAYDYTQQSDAVANAVEVDATVTETGTESVSQRRGGPEYRPTVSFDYRYEGTAYTSDDVFPSAVTSTYDTRSAAESALQGYETGDTVTAYVDPDSPSEAFLTDRRSNGPLKFVAIGGLFVLVGGASVVRGLAGR, from the coding sequence GTGTCCCCGGATTTCAGCATCTCCATCGGTGGTAGAGAACTCGACCCGGTTCGCGGCGGTGCGCTGGCGCTGGTCGTCGGCCTCCTCGTCACCGGGGTCGGTGCGTACGACTACACACAGCAGTCGGACGCGGTGGCGAACGCGGTCGAGGTCGACGCGACGGTCACCGAGACCGGAACGGAGTCCGTCTCCCAGCGCCGGGGCGGTCCCGAGTACAGGCCGACGGTGAGTTTCGACTACCGGTACGAGGGAACGGCCTACACGAGCGACGACGTCTTCCCGAGCGCGGTCACCTCGACGTACGACACGAGGTCCGCGGCCGAGTCGGCCCTGCAGGGGTACGAGACGGGCGACACGGTCACCGCGTACGTGGACCCCGACTCGCCGAGCGAGGCGTTCCTGACGGACCGGCGGTCGAACGGCCCGCTGAAGTTCGTCGCCATCGGCGGCCTGTTCGTCCTCGTCGGCGGCGCGTCCGTGGTCAGAGGACTCGCAGGCAGGTAG
- a CDS encoding aldo/keto reductase, translating into MDYVPLGSTGTKVSELCFGTWRFGRRTGDVLETDREEAHALLDAAWDAGINFIDTANVYGDPNGTSEAYIGDWLDDHDREQFVLASKVYFPFDEDDPNGRGLGRKHIRAQVEGTLDRLGTDYLDVYYIHRWDDEVPIEETLGALTDLVREGRVNHLGASTMAAWELTKALWTSDVEGYEPFEVTQPLFHAAYRDDVADYLDVCADQDLAVCPYSPLAGGFLTGKYERADPDDPNAVEAPDGSRASFDERFSGFYVSERGWHVLDAIRAVADEADATPAQVALRWLMDQEAFTCVPIVGARTEEQLRENVGAADLSLTAEGRERIDDARYEEGERRWGH; encoded by the coding sequence ATGGACTACGTTCCCCTCGGCTCGACCGGGACGAAGGTGTCGGAACTCTGTTTCGGGACGTGGCGCTTCGGCCGGCGCACGGGCGACGTCCTCGAGACGGACCGCGAGGAGGCCCACGCGCTGCTCGACGCGGCGTGGGACGCGGGTATCAACTTCATCGACACGGCCAACGTCTACGGCGACCCGAACGGTACGAGCGAGGCGTACATCGGCGACTGGCTCGACGACCACGACCGCGAGCAGTTCGTCCTCGCCTCGAAGGTGTACTTCCCGTTCGACGAGGACGACCCGAACGGGCGGGGTCTCGGTCGCAAGCACATCCGCGCGCAGGTCGAGGGGACCCTCGACCGCCTCGGCACCGACTACCTCGACGTCTACTACATCCACCGCTGGGACGACGAGGTCCCCATCGAGGAGACGCTCGGGGCGCTCACCGACCTCGTCCGCGAGGGGCGGGTGAACCACCTCGGTGCGAGCACGATGGCCGCCTGGGAACTGACGAAGGCGCTCTGGACGTCCGACGTCGAGGGGTACGAGCCGTTCGAGGTCACCCAGCCGCTCTTCCACGCGGCCTACCGCGACGACGTGGCCGACTACCTCGACGTCTGTGCCGACCAGGACCTCGCGGTGTGTCCCTACTCGCCGCTCGCGGGCGGTTTCCTCACCGGGAAGTACGAGCGCGCCGACCCGGACGACCCGAACGCGGTGGAGGCGCCCGACGGGTCGCGCGCGAGCTTCGACGAGCGCTTCTCGGGGTTCTACGTCTCCGAGCGCGGCTGGCACGTCCTCGACGCGATTCGCGCGGTGGCCGACGAGGCCGACGCCACCCCCGCACAGGTCGCGCTGCGCTGGCTGATGGACCAGGAGGCGTTCACCTGCGTCCCCATCGTCGGCGCGCGGACCGAAGAGCAGTTGCGGGAGAACGTCGGCGCCGCCGACCTCTCGCTCACCGCCGAGGGGCGCGAGCGTATCGACGACGCCCGCTACGAGGAGGGCGAGCGCCGCTGGGGACACTGA